One genomic region from Macaca mulatta isolate MMU2019108-1 chromosome 20, T2T-MMU8v2.0, whole genome shotgun sequence encodes:
- the WWP2 gene encoding NEDD4-like E3 ubiquitin-protein ligase WWP2 isoform X4, with protein MIQEPALPPGWEMKYTSEGVRYFVDHNTRTTTFKDPRPGFESGTKQGSPGAYDRSFRWKYHQFRFLCHSNALPSHVKISVSRQTLFEDSFQQIMNMKPYDLRRRLYIIMRGEEGLDYGGIAREWFFLLSHEVLNPMYCLFEYAGKNNYCLQINPASSINPDHLTYFRFIGRFIAMALYHGKFIDTGFTLPFYKRMLNKRPTLKDLESVDPEFYNSIVWIKENNLEECGLELYFIQDMEILGKVTTHELKEGGESIRVTEENKEEYIMLLTDWRFTRGVEEQTKAFLDGFNEVAPLEWLRYFDEKELELMLCGMQEIDMSDWQKSTIYRHYTKNSKQIQWFWQVVKEMDNEKRIRLLQFVTGTCRLPIGGFAELIGSNGPQKFCIDKVGKETWLPRSHTCFNRLDLPPYKSYEQLREKLLYAIEETEGFGQE; from the exons ATGATCCAGGAACCAGCTCTGCCCCCAGGATGGGAGATGAAATACACCAGCGAGGGGGTGCGATACTTTGTGGACCACAATACCCGCACCACCACCTTTAAGGATCCTCGCCCAGGGTTTGAGTCGGG GACGAAGCAAGGCTCCCCTGGTGCTTATGACCGCAGTTTTCGGTGGAAGTATCACCAGTTCCGTTTCCTCTGCCAT tcaaatGCCCTACCCAGCCACGTGAAGATCAGTGTTTCCAGGCAGACGCTTTTTGAAGATTCCTTCCAACAG ATCATGAACATGAAACCCTATGACCTGCGCCGCCGGCTCTACATCATCATGCGTGGCGAGGAGGGCCTGGACTATGGGGGCATTGCCAG AGAGTGGTTTTTCCTCCTGTCTCACGAGGTGCTCAACCCTATGTATTGTTTATTTGAATACGCGGGAAAGAACAATTACTGCCTGCAGATCAACCCTGCCTCCTCCATCAACCCAGACCACCTCACCTACTTCCGCTTTATAGGCAGATTCATCGCCATG GCGCTGTACCACGGAAAGTTCATCGACACGGGCTTCACCCTCCCTTTCTATAAGCGGATGCTCAACAAGAGACCAACCCTGAAAGACCTGGAGTCCGTCGACCCTGAGTTCTACAACTCCATTGTCTGGATCAA AGAGAACAACCTGGAAGAATGTGGCCTGGAGCTGTACTTCATCCAGGACATGGAGATCCTGGGCAAGGTGACCACCCACGAACTGAAGGAGGGTGGCGAGAGCATCCGGGTCACGGAGGAGAACAAGGAAGAGTACATCAT GCTGCTGACCGACTGGCGTTTCACCCGAGGCGTGGAAGAGCAGACCAAAGCCTTCCTGGATGGCTTCAACGAGGTGGCCCCGCTGGAGTGGCTGCGCTACTTTGATGAAAAAGAGCTGGAG CTGATGCTGTGCGGCATGCAGGAGATAGACATGAGCGACTGGCAGAAGAGCACCATCTACCGGCACTACACCAAGAACAGCAAGCAGATCCAGTGGTTCTGGCAG GTGGTGAAGGAGATGGACAATGAGAAGAGGATCCGGCTGCTGCAGTTTGTCACTGGGACCTGCCGCCTGCCCATCGGCGGATTTGCTGAACTCATCG GTAGCAATGGACCACAGAAGTTTTGCATTGACAAAGTTGGCAAGGAAACCTGGCTGCCCAGAAGCCACACCTG CTTCAACCGTCTGGATCTTCCTCCCTACAAGAGCTACGAACAGCTGAGAGAGAAGCTGCTGTATGCCATTGAGGAGACCGAGGGCTTTGGACAGGAGTAA
- the WWP2 gene encoding NEDD4-like E3 ubiquitin-protein ligase WWP2 isoform X3 — MQHFSQRFLYQSSSASTDHDPLGPLPPGWEKRQDNGRVYYVNHNTRTTQWEDPRTQGMIQEPALPPGWEMKYTSEGVRYFVDHNTRTTTFKDPRPGFESGTKQGSPGAYDRSFRWKYHQFRFLCHSNALPSHVKISVSRQTLFEDSFQQIMNMKPYDLRRRLYIIMRGEEGLDYGGIAREWFFLLSHEVLNPMYCLFEYAGKNNYCLQINPASSINPDHLTYFRFIGRFIAMALYHGKFIDTGFTLPFYKRMLNKRPTLKDLESVDPEFYNSIVWIKENNLEECGLELYFIQDMEILGKVTTHELKEGGESIRVTEENKEEYIMLLTDWRFTRGVEEQTKAFLDGFNEVAPLEWLRYFDEKELELMLCGMQEIDMSDWQKSTIYRHYTKNSKQIQWFWQVVKEMDNEKRIRLLQFVTGTCRLPIGGFAELIGSNGPQKFCIDKVGKETWLPRSHTCFNRLDLPPYKSYEQLREKLLYAIEETEGFGQE; from the exons TCTTCGAGTGCTTCGACTGACCATGATCCCCTGGGCCCCCTCCCTCCTGGCTGGG AGAAGAGACAAGACAATGGACGGGTGTATTACGTGAACCATAACACTCGCACGACCCAGTGGGAGGACCCCCGGACCCAGGG GATGATCCAGGAACCAGCTCTGCCCCCAGGATGGGAGATGAAATACACCAGCGAGGGGGTGCGATACTTTGTGGACCACAATACCCGCACCACCACCTTTAAGGATCCTCGCCCAGGGTTTGAGTCGGG GACGAAGCAAGGCTCCCCTGGTGCTTATGACCGCAGTTTTCGGTGGAAGTATCACCAGTTCCGTTTCCTCTGCCAT tcaaatGCCCTACCCAGCCACGTGAAGATCAGTGTTTCCAGGCAGACGCTTTTTGAAGATTCCTTCCAACAG ATCATGAACATGAAACCCTATGACCTGCGCCGCCGGCTCTACATCATCATGCGTGGCGAGGAGGGCCTGGACTATGGGGGCATTGCCAG AGAGTGGTTTTTCCTCCTGTCTCACGAGGTGCTCAACCCTATGTATTGTTTATTTGAATACGCGGGAAAGAACAATTACTGCCTGCAGATCAACCCTGCCTCCTCCATCAACCCAGACCACCTCACCTACTTCCGCTTTATAGGCAGATTCATCGCCATG GCGCTGTACCACGGAAAGTTCATCGACACGGGCTTCACCCTCCCTTTCTATAAGCGGATGCTCAACAAGAGACCAACCCTGAAAGACCTGGAGTCCGTCGACCCTGAGTTCTACAACTCCATTGTCTGGATCAA AGAGAACAACCTGGAAGAATGTGGCCTGGAGCTGTACTTCATCCAGGACATGGAGATCCTGGGCAAGGTGACCACCCACGAACTGAAGGAGGGTGGCGAGAGCATCCGGGTCACGGAGGAGAACAAGGAAGAGTACATCAT GCTGCTGACCGACTGGCGTTTCACCCGAGGCGTGGAAGAGCAGACCAAAGCCTTCCTGGATGGCTTCAACGAGGTGGCCCCGCTGGAGTGGCTGCGCTACTTTGATGAAAAAGAGCTGGAG CTGATGCTGTGCGGCATGCAGGAGATAGACATGAGCGACTGGCAGAAGAGCACCATCTACCGGCACTACACCAAGAACAGCAAGCAGATCCAGTGGTTCTGGCAG GTGGTGAAGGAGATGGACAATGAGAAGAGGATCCGGCTGCTGCAGTTTGTCACTGGGACCTGCCGCCTGCCCATCGGCGGATTTGCTGAACTCATCG GTAGCAATGGACCACAGAAGTTTTGCATTGACAAAGTTGGCAAGGAAACCTGGCTGCCCAGAAGCCACACCTG CTTCAACCGTCTGGATCTTCCTCCCTACAAGAGCTACGAACAGCTGAGAGAGAAGCTGCTGTATGCCATTGAGGAGACCGAGGGCTTTGGACAGGAGTAA